One region of Quercus lobata isolate SW786 chromosome 2, ValleyOak3.0 Primary Assembly, whole genome shotgun sequence genomic DNA includes:
- the LOC115977072 gene encoding uncharacterized protein LOC115977072, with the protein MAISIVTVRLWLFAVALTYVSVLYGNLGKADEAPQDHDPAQIVAKALLCFNEKYVYISCEESQRLSESGKLNVPPQKTDEYCSGPCLTETNLVLNCIENILDNFKFYNKATIQDVRDTVKAACGNGPERGNFDVAEHIKAETSNAHKAVNQILYGLGLMIVGHGLLP; encoded by the exons ATGGCAATCTCAATAGTGACCGTGAGACTCTGGCTATTCGCTGTGGCTCTTACCTATGTTTCTGTTCTTTACGGCAACTTAG GGAAGGCAGATGAAGCACCTCAAGATCATGATCCGGCTCAAATTGTTGCCAAAGCATTGCTatgtttcaatgaaaaatat GTTTACATTAGTTGTGAAGAATCTCAAAGACTCAGTGAGAGCGGAAAACTCAACGTGCCACCTCAAAAGACCGATGAATACTGCAGTGGACCGTGCCTGACTGAAACAAACCTAGTGCTAAACTGCATTGAAAACATTTtagataattttaagttttacaaTAAGGCCACAATACAGGATGTTAGAGATACAGTTAAGGCAGCATGTGGCAATGGCCCAGAAAGAG GTAATTTTGATGTAGCCGAGCATATTAAAGCTGAAACAAGCAATGCACACAAGGCCGTGAATCAAATTCTATATGGGCTTGGATTGATGATCGTGGGGCATGGTTTATTGCCTTAA
- the LOC115977070 gene encoding putative pentatricopeptide repeat-containing protein At3g16890, mitochondrial codes for MRVQSSLASRASPAIRNLPEEAWNKHKLQRDSPSKVKSKGLTNFEAPSRGNPSPLNSQFRNPNLVSISKTPISAHKRKLSIKPIDHQYISQVLSRKDWFLLLNHEVKVGRIVLNPQFVVSLLQNQENPLHPLKFYIWVSNIDPSFAKNHAVRGVLAKTLYRNGPVVLSVELLQDIRNSGFRVSEDLLVILIGGWGRLGLAKYCAEVFGQISFLGLSPTTRLYNAVIDALVKSNSLDLAYLKFQQMTADNCNPDRFTYNILINGVCKIGVVDEALRLVKQMEVLGYSPNVFTYTILIDGFCNAKRVDEAFRLIDMMKERNVSPSDATIRSLVHGVFRCVAPNKAFELLSRFVERELVLSKLAYDTILYCLSNKSMAGEAAMFLRSCGAKGYLPDSSLFNITMACLIKGLDLNETCEIFRSFIERGVKPGFNTYLALIEATYKAGRSDEGNCFLDQMVKNGLVSNVFCYNMVINCFCKENKMERASETLRDMQHRGIAPNIVTFNTLISGYCRDGDMCKARELMVMLLEHGYKPDIFTFNSIIDGLCRVHQIGDAFACFTEMVEWGVTPNAVTYNILIRSLCIIGDVTRSIKLLRKMQANGIDPDTFSVNALIQSFCRLNKLEKAEKLFNSMMTIGLNPDNYTYSTMIKAFCECGRVDEAKEMFHSMEANGCLPDSYTCNLMLETLVRLAHFEEARNLVKMCSEMGISLKSNPNL; via the coding sequence ATGAGAGTCCAGTCTTCCTTAGCTTCCAGGGCTTCACCTGCAATCAGAAACCTACCCGAAGAAGCTTGGAATAAGCACAAACTTCAGAGGGATTCTCCATCAAAGGTTAAATCCAAAGGACTCACTAACTTTGAAGCTCCTTCAAGAGGTAACCCTTCTCCACTAAACTCTCAGTTCAGAAACCCCAACTTAGTTTCCATTTCAAAGACTCCCATTTCAGCTCATAAACGCAAATTGAGTATTAAACCAATTGATCACCAATACATTTCTCAAGTTCTTTCGAGAAAAGACTGGTTTTTGTTGCTAAACCACGAGGTCAAGGTGGGGAGGATCGTTTTGAATCCTCAGTTTGTGGTGAGTCTCTTGCAAAACCAAGAAAACCCATTACACCCTTTGAAATTTTATATCTGGGTTTCGAATATCGACCCCTCATTTGCAAAGAATCATGCTGTTCGGGGTGTTCTAGCTAAGACCCTTTATCGGAATGGTCCGGTTGTTTTGTCTGTTGAATTGCTTCAGGATATTAGGAATTCTGGTTTCCGGGTTTCGGAAGACCTGCTTGTTATATTGATTGGTGGTTGGGGGAGATTGGGATTGGCGAAATATTGTGCTGAAGTCTTTGGCCAAATTTCGTTTTTGGGTCTTAGTCCAACCACAAGGTTGTATAATGCTGTGATAGATGCATTGGTGAAATCCAATTCACTTGACTTGGCATATTTGAAATTCCAACAGATGACGGCTGATAATTGCAACCCAGATAGGTTCACATATAATATTCTAATTAATGGGGTTTGCAAGATTGGTGTTGTAGATGAGGCGCTTCGTTTGGTTAAACAGATGGAAGTCTTAGGATATTCACCGAATGTGTTCACGTATACCATATTGATTGATGGGTTCTGTAATGCAAAAAGGGTTGATGAAGCTTTCAGGCTTATAGACATGATGAAGGAGAGGAATGTGAGTCCAAGTGATGCTACTATTAGATCATTGGTTCATGGGGTGTTTCGCTGTGTAGCTCCTAATAAGGCTTTTGAGTTGTTATCAAGATTTGTCGAGAGGGAGCTGGTCTTGTCCAAGTTAGCTTATGATACTATACTGTATTGCCTCTCAAATAAATCTATGGCAGGAGAGGCTGCCATGTTTTTAAGAAGTTGTGGGGCAAAAGGTTATTTGCCTGACAGTTCATTGTTTAATATCACAATGGCTTGTCTGATAAAGGGTTTAGATTTGAATGAGACATGTGAGATATTTAGAAGTTTCATAGAGCGAGGTGTGAAGCCAGGGTTTAATACTTATCTTGCACTAATTGAAGCTACATACAAGGCCGGAAGAAGTGACGAGGGGAATTGTTTTTTGGATCAAATGGTCAAGAATGGACTTGTATCCAATGTCTTTTGTTATAATATGGTTATCAATTGcttttgtaaagaaaataagatGGAGAGGGCATCTGAGACTCTCAGAGACATGCAGCACAGGGGAATTGCTCCTAACATTGTCACTTTCAATACCCTTATTAGTGGGTATTGCAGGGATGGAGACATGTGTAAGGCACGTGAACTTATGGTGATGCTTTTAGAACATGGATACAAACCTGATATCTTCACATTTAATTCAATAATAGATGGCCTTTGTCGAGTACACCAGATTGGGGATGCTTTTGCTTGTTTCACTGAAATGGTTGAGTGGGGTGTCACTCCAAATGCTGTCACATATAATATACTGATCCGCTCTTTGTGTATCATTGGGGATGTCACCAGATCAATTAAACTTTTAAGAAAGATGCAAGCCAATGGAATAGACCCAGACACTTTCTCGGTCAATGCTCTTATTCAAAGTTTTTGCAGGCTAAATAAGCTTGAGAAAGCTGAGAAGCTTTTTAATTCCATGATGACAATAGGTTTAAATCCTGATAACTATACATACAGTACTATGATTAAGGCATTTTGTGAATGTGGGAGAGTGGATGAAGCTAAGGAGATGTTCCACTCCATGGAAGCGAATGGTTGTCTTCCTGATTCTTATACATGTAACTTAATGTTGGAAACTCTGGTTCGGCTAGCCCACTTTGAAGAAGCTCGAAATTTGGTAAAGATGTGTAGTGAAATGGGAATCTCTTTGAAATCCAATCCTAACTTGTAG